Proteins encoded together in one Telopea speciosissima isolate NSW1024214 ecotype Mountain lineage chromosome 4, Tspe_v1, whole genome shotgun sequence window:
- the LOC122657427 gene encoding 60S ribosomal protein L8-1, whose translation MGRVIRAQRKGAGSVFKSHTHHRKGPARFRSLDFGERNGYLKGVVTDIIHDPGRGAPLAKVTFRHPFRYKHQKELFIAAEGMYTGQFLYCGKKATLMVGNVLPLRSVPEGAVVCNVEHHVGDRGVIARASGDYAIVISHNPDNDTSRIKLPSGAKKIVPSGCRAMIGQVAGGGRTEKPMLKAGNAYHKFRVKRNCWPKVRGVAMNPVEHPHGGGNHQHIGHASTVRRDAPPGQKVGLIAARRTGRLRGQAAATAAKADKV comes from the exons ATGGGGCGTGTAATCCGAGCACAGAGGAAGGGAGCAGGGTCTGTCTTCAAATCCCACACACACCACCGCAAGGGTCCTGCTCGCTTCCGCAGTCTCGACTTCGGGGAGCGAAATGGGTATCTGAAGGGGGTCGTGACGGACATCATCCACGATCCAGGCCGAGGTGCTCCACTCGCCAAAGTTACCTTCCGTCATCCTTTCCGATACAAGCACCAGAAGGAACTTTTCATTGCAGCTGAAGGTATGTACACGGGTCAGTTCCTCTACTGCGGTAAGAAGGCCACTCTCATGGTTGGGAATGTCTTGCCTCTCCGATCCGTCCCTGAAGGTGCTGTGGTCTGCAACGTCGAGCACCACGTTGGTGATCGAGGTGTCATTGCTAGAGCCTCTGGCGATTACGCCATCGTCATCAGTCACAACCCTGATAACGACACCTCCAG GATCAAGCTTCCCTCGGGTGCCAAGAAGATTGTCCCAAGTGGGTGCAGAGCTATGATTGGGCAAGTTGCAGGTGGGGGTAGGACTGAGAAACCCATGCTCAAGGCAGGCAATGCATACCACAAATTCAGGGTGAAGAGGAACTGTTGGCCTAAGGTTCGTGGTGTTGCCATGAATCCAGTGGAGCATCCTCATGGAGGAGGAAACCATCAACACATTGGGCATGCGAGCACAGTCCGCCGTGATGCACCTCCTGGCCAGAAAGTGGGTCTCATTGCTGCAAGGAGGACTGGTCGACTTCGTGGTCAAGCTGCTGCTACAGCTGCTAAAGCTGATAAagtttaa